The proteins below come from a single Capricornis sumatraensis isolate serow.1 chromosome 14, serow.2, whole genome shotgun sequence genomic window:
- the ESPN gene encoding espin isoform X3 — protein sequence MALEQALQAARQGDLDVLRSLHAARLLEPSLRDPLDALPVHHAARAGKLHCLRFLVEEAGLPAAARARNGATPAHDAAATGHLACLQWLLSQGDCGVHDRDNSGATVLHLAARFGHPEVVNWLLRHGGGNPTMATDTGALPVHYAAAKGDFPSLRLLIRSHPEGVNAQTKNGATPLYLACQEGHLEVTQYLVQECDADPHLSAHDGMTPLHAAAQMGHISVIVWLVSCTDVSLSEKDKDGATAMHFAASRGHAKVLSWLLLHGGEIAADLWGGTPLHDAAENGELECCQILVVNGAELDVRDRDGYTAADLADYNGHSHCTRYLRTVENLSVEHRVLSRDPSADLETKQPDSGMSSPNTTMSVQPPNFDLSSPTSTLSNYDSCSSGHSSVKGQRSVHGVPSPRAADIQSYMDMLSPEPDLPRGKVEKTKAPPPPPGFPPPPPPPGTQLPPPPPGFPAPKPPEGLQAADIYLQTKNKLRHVETEAFEKEVPRDGRNGLRRQDSGRKPRAFSKQPSTGDYYRQLGRHPGEPLVARPGMAHSEEAALLPGNHVHNGCGADPKASRELPPPPPPPPLPEALSSPPPAPPLPFEGSGPGCGQRRSSSSTGSTKSFNMMSPTGDNSELLAEIKAGKSLKPTPQSKGLTTVFSGSGQPASQPESPLPPASPAPSRARSPTPPAVGSQPLLNGSVAPAPPATPAPGVQLDVEALIPTYDEQGRPIPEWKRQVMVRKLQLKMQEEEEQRRKEEQEEAWLASMPAWRRDILRKKLEDEREQKRKEEERQKQEEMQREKEQSEKLRTLGYDESKLAPWQRQIILKKGDIAKY from the exons ATGGCCCTGGAGCAGGCGCTGCAGGCGGCGCGCCAGGGCGACCTGGACGTGCTGCGGTCCCTGCACGCCGCCCGCCTGCTGGAGCCCTCGCTGCGCGACCCGCTGGACGCGCTCCCGGTGCACCATGCTGCCCGCGCCGGCAAGTTGCACTGTCTGCGCTTCCTGGTGGAGGAGGCCGGTCTGCCCGCTGCGGCCCGCGCGCGCAACGGCGCCACGCCGGCCCACGACGCCGCCGCCACTGGTCACCTCGCCTGCCTGCAGTGGCTGCTCTCACAGGGAGACTGCGGAGTGCAT GACAGAGACAATTCTGGTGCCACAGTCCTGCATCTGGCTGCCCGCTTTGGCCACCCCGAGGTGGTGAACTGGCTGCTGCGTCACGGCGGTGGGAACCCCACCATGGCCACAGACACAGGCGCCCTGCCTGTTCACTATGCCGCCGCCAAAGGAGACTTCCCCTCCCTGAGACTTCTCATCAGGTCCCACCCTGA GGGAGTGAATGCCCAAACCAAGAACGGTGCCACGCCCCTGTACCTGGCGTGCCAGGAGGGCCACCTAGAGGTGACGCAGTACCTGGTGCAGGAGTGCGACGCGGACCCGCACCTGAGCGCCCACGATGGCATGACCCCGCTGCACGCCGCAGCGCAGATGGGCCACATCTCGGTCATCGTGTGGCTG GTGAGCTGCACCGACGTGAGCCTGTCGGAGAAAGACAAGGACGGTGCCACGGCCATGCATTTCGCGGCTAGCCGCGGCCACGCCAAAGTGCTCAGCTGGCTCCTGTTGCACGGCGGCGAGATCGCGGCCGACCTGTGGGGCGGGACCCCGCTGCATGACGCCGCCGAGAACGGGGAGCTGGAG TGCTGCCAGATCCTGGTAGTGAACGGCGCGGAGCTGGACGTCCGCGACCGCGACGGGTACACGGCCGCCGACCTCGCGGACTACAACGGCCACAGCCACTGCACCCGTTACCTGCGCACCGTGGAGAACCTG AGTGTGGAGCACCGCGTACTGTCCCGGGATCCATCCGCTGACCTGGAGACCAAGCAGCCTGACTCAGGCATGTCCTCGCCCAATACCACCATGTCAGTCCAGCCGCCGAACTTTGACCTCAGCTCGCCCACCAGTACCCTCTCCAACTACGACTCCTGCTCCTCTGGCCACTCCAGTGTCAAGGGCCAGCGCTCTGTGCATG gGGTTCCCAGCCCAAGAGCAGCAGACATACAGAGCTACATGGACATGCTGAGCCCAGAGCCAGACCTGCCCCGTGGCAAGGTGGAGAAAACCAAagcaccaccgccaccacccggattccctccaccacccccgcccccaggcacccagctgcccccacccccgccaggcttcccagctCCCAAGCCCCCGGAAGGGCTACAGGCAGCTGACATCTACCTGCAGACGAAGAACAAACTCCGACATGTGGAGACCGAAGCCTTCGAGAAGGAGGTA CCCCGGGACGGCCGCAACGGGCTGCGGAGGCAGGACTCCGGACGCAAGCCCCGCGCCTTCAGCAAGCAGCCCAGCACGGGGGACTACTACCGCCAGCTGGGCCGCCACCCGGGGGAGCCGCTGGTCGCACGCCCGGGCATGGCGCACAGCGAGGAG GCGGCGCTGCTCCCGGGAAACCACGTGCACAACGGCTGTGGCGCGGACCCCAAAGCGTCCAGGGAGCtgcccccaccgcccccgcccccgcccctgcccgaGGCCTTGAGCTCACCGCCGCCTGCTCCGCCTCTGCCCTTCGAGGGCTCGGGCCCCGGCTGCGGGCAGCGTCGCTCCTCTTCCTCCACTGGCA GCACCAAGTCTTTCAACATGATGTCCCCGACGGGCGACAATTCGGAGCTGCTGGCTGAGATCAAGGCGGGCAAGAGTCTGAAGCCCACGCCGCAGAGTAAGGGGCTGACCACGGTGTTCTCTGGCAGTGGGCAGCCGGCCTCCCAG CCGGAATCGCCGCTGCCGCCGGCGTCGCCGGCACCGTCACGGGCCCGGAGCCCTACCCCGCCGGCCGTCGGGTCCCAGCCATTGCTCAATGGCAGCGTGGCGCCGGCGCCGCCCGCCACCCCAGCGCCGGGCGTGCAGCTGGACGTGGAGGCGCTCATCCCCACGTACGACGAGCAGGGCCGGCCCATCCCCGAGTGGAAGCGCCAGGTGATGGTGCGCAAGCTGCAGCTGAAgatgcaggaggaggaggagcagaggcggaag
- the ESPN gene encoding espin isoform X2 — protein MALEQALQAARQGDLDVLRSLHAARLLEPSLRDPLDALPVHHAARAGKLHCLRFLVEEAGLPAAARARNGATPAHDAAATGHLACLQWLLSQGDCGVHDRDNSGATVLHLAARFGHPEVVNWLLRHGGGNPTMATDTGALPVHYAAAKGDFPSLRLLIRSHPEGVNAQTKNGATPLYLACQEGHLEVTQYLVQECDADPHLSAHDGMTPLHAAAQMGHISVIVWLVSCTDVSLSEKDKDGATAMHFAASRGHAKVLSWLLLHGGEIAADLWGGTPLHDAAENGELECCQILVVNGAELDVRDRDGYTAADLADYNGHSHCTRYLRTVENLSVEHRVLSRDPSADLETKQPDSGMSSPNTTMSVQPPNFDLSSPTSTLSNYDSCSSGHSSVKGQRSVHGVPSPRAADIQSYMDMLSPEPDLPRGKVEKTKAPPPPPGFPPPPPPPGTQLPPPPPGFPAPKPPEGLQAADIYLQTKNKLRHVETEAFEKEVPRDGRNGLRRQDSGRKPRAFSKQPSTGDYYRQLGRHPGEPLVARPGMAHSEEAALLPGNHVHNGCGADPKASRELPPPPPPPPLPEALSSPPPAPPLPFEGSGPGCGQRRSSSSTGKVRVLRHRKSTKSFNMMSPTGDNSELLAEIKAGKSLKPTPQSKGLTTVFSGSGQPASQPESPLPPASPAPSRARSPTPPAVGSQPLLNGSVAPAPPATPAPGVQLDVEALIPTYDEQGRPIPEWKRQVMVRKLQLKMQEEEEQRRKEEQEEAWLASMPAWRRDILRKKLEDEREQKRKEEERQKQEEMQREKEQSEKLRTLGYDESKLAPWQRQIILKKGDIAKY, from the exons ATGGCCCTGGAGCAGGCGCTGCAGGCGGCGCGCCAGGGCGACCTGGACGTGCTGCGGTCCCTGCACGCCGCCCGCCTGCTGGAGCCCTCGCTGCGCGACCCGCTGGACGCGCTCCCGGTGCACCATGCTGCCCGCGCCGGCAAGTTGCACTGTCTGCGCTTCCTGGTGGAGGAGGCCGGTCTGCCCGCTGCGGCCCGCGCGCGCAACGGCGCCACGCCGGCCCACGACGCCGCCGCCACTGGTCACCTCGCCTGCCTGCAGTGGCTGCTCTCACAGGGAGACTGCGGAGTGCAT GACAGAGACAATTCTGGTGCCACAGTCCTGCATCTGGCTGCCCGCTTTGGCCACCCCGAGGTGGTGAACTGGCTGCTGCGTCACGGCGGTGGGAACCCCACCATGGCCACAGACACAGGCGCCCTGCCTGTTCACTATGCCGCCGCCAAAGGAGACTTCCCCTCCCTGAGACTTCTCATCAGGTCCCACCCTGA GGGAGTGAATGCCCAAACCAAGAACGGTGCCACGCCCCTGTACCTGGCGTGCCAGGAGGGCCACCTAGAGGTGACGCAGTACCTGGTGCAGGAGTGCGACGCGGACCCGCACCTGAGCGCCCACGATGGCATGACCCCGCTGCACGCCGCAGCGCAGATGGGCCACATCTCGGTCATCGTGTGGCTG GTGAGCTGCACCGACGTGAGCCTGTCGGAGAAAGACAAGGACGGTGCCACGGCCATGCATTTCGCGGCTAGCCGCGGCCACGCCAAAGTGCTCAGCTGGCTCCTGTTGCACGGCGGCGAGATCGCGGCCGACCTGTGGGGCGGGACCCCGCTGCATGACGCCGCCGAGAACGGGGAGCTGGAG TGCTGCCAGATCCTGGTAGTGAACGGCGCGGAGCTGGACGTCCGCGACCGCGACGGGTACACGGCCGCCGACCTCGCGGACTACAACGGCCACAGCCACTGCACCCGTTACCTGCGCACCGTGGAGAACCTG AGTGTGGAGCACCGCGTACTGTCCCGGGATCCATCCGCTGACCTGGAGACCAAGCAGCCTGACTCAGGCATGTCCTCGCCCAATACCACCATGTCAGTCCAGCCGCCGAACTTTGACCTCAGCTCGCCCACCAGTACCCTCTCCAACTACGACTCCTGCTCCTCTGGCCACTCCAGTGTCAAGGGCCAGCGCTCTGTGCATG gGGTTCCCAGCCCAAGAGCAGCAGACATACAGAGCTACATGGACATGCTGAGCCCAGAGCCAGACCTGCCCCGTGGCAAGGTGGAGAAAACCAAagcaccaccgccaccacccggattccctccaccacccccgcccccaggcacccagctgcccccacccccgccaggcttcccagctCCCAAGCCCCCGGAAGGGCTACAGGCAGCTGACATCTACCTGCAGACGAAGAACAAACTCCGACATGTGGAGACCGAAGCCTTCGAGAAGGAGGTA CCCCGGGACGGCCGCAACGGGCTGCGGAGGCAGGACTCCGGACGCAAGCCCCGCGCCTTCAGCAAGCAGCCCAGCACGGGGGACTACTACCGCCAGCTGGGCCGCCACCCGGGGGAGCCGCTGGTCGCACGCCCGGGCATGGCGCACAGCGAGGAG GCGGCGCTGCTCCCGGGAAACCACGTGCACAACGGCTGTGGCGCGGACCCCAAAGCGTCCAGGGAGCtgcccccaccgcccccgcccccgcccctgcccgaGGCCTTGAGCTCACCGCCGCCTGCTCCGCCTCTGCCCTTCGAGGGCTCGGGCCCCGGCTGCGGGCAGCGTCGCTCCTCTTCCTCCACTGGCA AAGTGAGAGTCCTGAGACACAGGAAGA GCACCAAGTCTTTCAACATGATGTCCCCGACGGGCGACAATTCGGAGCTGCTGGCTGAGATCAAGGCGGGCAAGAGTCTGAAGCCCACGCCGCAGAGTAAGGGGCTGACCACGGTGTTCTCTGGCAGTGGGCAGCCGGCCTCCCAG CCGGAATCGCCGCTGCCGCCGGCGTCGCCGGCACCGTCACGGGCCCGGAGCCCTACCCCGCCGGCCGTCGGGTCCCAGCCATTGCTCAATGGCAGCGTGGCGCCGGCGCCGCCCGCCACCCCAGCGCCGGGCGTGCAGCTGGACGTGGAGGCGCTCATCCCCACGTACGACGAGCAGGGCCGGCCCATCCCCGAGTGGAAGCGCCAGGTGATGGTGCGCAAGCTGCAGCTGAAgatgcaggaggaggaggagcagaggcggaag
- the ESPN gene encoding espin isoform X1 gives MALEQALQAARQGDLDVLRSLHAARLLEPSLRDPLDALPVHHAARAGKLHCLRFLVEEAGLPAAARARNGATPAHDAAATGHLACLQWLLSQGDCGVHDRDNSGATVLHLAARFGHPEVVNWLLRHGGGNPTMATDTGALPVHYAAAKGDFPSLRLLIRSHPEGVNAQTKNGATPLYLACQEGHLEVTQYLVQECDADPHLSAHDGMTPLHAAAQMGHISVIVWLVSCTDVSLSEKDKDGATAMHFAASRGHAKVLSWLLLHGGEIAADLWGGTPLHDAAENGELECCQILVVNGAELDVRDRDGYTAADLADYNGHSHCTRYLRTVENLSVEHRVLSRDPSADLETKQPDSGMSSPNTTMSVQPPNFDLSSPTSTLSNYDSCSSGHSSVKGQRSVHGVPSPRAADIQSYMDMLSPEPDLPRGKVEKTKAPPPPPGFPPPPPPPGTQLPPPPPGFPAPKPPEGLQAADIYLQTKNKLRHVETEAFEKEVPRDGRNGLRRQDSGRKPRAFSKQPSTGDYYRQLGRHPGEPLVARPGMAHSEEVRARQPAPAGRPGPGLAACVSLAGPSAPPQAALLPGNHVHNGCGADPKASRELPPPPPPPPLPEALSSPPPAPPLPFEGSGPGCGQRRSSSSTGSTKSFNMMSPTGDNSELLAEIKAGKSLKPTPQSKGLTTVFSGSGQPASQPESPLPPASPAPSRARSPTPPAVGSQPLLNGSVAPAPPATPAPGVQLDVEALIPTYDEQGRPIPEWKRQVMVRKLQLKMQEEEEQRRKEEQEEAWLASMPAWRRDILRKKLEDEREQKRKEEERQKQEEMQREKEQSEKLRTLGYDESKLAPWQRQIILKKGDIAKY, from the exons ATGGCCCTGGAGCAGGCGCTGCAGGCGGCGCGCCAGGGCGACCTGGACGTGCTGCGGTCCCTGCACGCCGCCCGCCTGCTGGAGCCCTCGCTGCGCGACCCGCTGGACGCGCTCCCGGTGCACCATGCTGCCCGCGCCGGCAAGTTGCACTGTCTGCGCTTCCTGGTGGAGGAGGCCGGTCTGCCCGCTGCGGCCCGCGCGCGCAACGGCGCCACGCCGGCCCACGACGCCGCCGCCACTGGTCACCTCGCCTGCCTGCAGTGGCTGCTCTCACAGGGAGACTGCGGAGTGCAT GACAGAGACAATTCTGGTGCCACAGTCCTGCATCTGGCTGCCCGCTTTGGCCACCCCGAGGTGGTGAACTGGCTGCTGCGTCACGGCGGTGGGAACCCCACCATGGCCACAGACACAGGCGCCCTGCCTGTTCACTATGCCGCCGCCAAAGGAGACTTCCCCTCCCTGAGACTTCTCATCAGGTCCCACCCTGA GGGAGTGAATGCCCAAACCAAGAACGGTGCCACGCCCCTGTACCTGGCGTGCCAGGAGGGCCACCTAGAGGTGACGCAGTACCTGGTGCAGGAGTGCGACGCGGACCCGCACCTGAGCGCCCACGATGGCATGACCCCGCTGCACGCCGCAGCGCAGATGGGCCACATCTCGGTCATCGTGTGGCTG GTGAGCTGCACCGACGTGAGCCTGTCGGAGAAAGACAAGGACGGTGCCACGGCCATGCATTTCGCGGCTAGCCGCGGCCACGCCAAAGTGCTCAGCTGGCTCCTGTTGCACGGCGGCGAGATCGCGGCCGACCTGTGGGGCGGGACCCCGCTGCATGACGCCGCCGAGAACGGGGAGCTGGAG TGCTGCCAGATCCTGGTAGTGAACGGCGCGGAGCTGGACGTCCGCGACCGCGACGGGTACACGGCCGCCGACCTCGCGGACTACAACGGCCACAGCCACTGCACCCGTTACCTGCGCACCGTGGAGAACCTG AGTGTGGAGCACCGCGTACTGTCCCGGGATCCATCCGCTGACCTGGAGACCAAGCAGCCTGACTCAGGCATGTCCTCGCCCAATACCACCATGTCAGTCCAGCCGCCGAACTTTGACCTCAGCTCGCCCACCAGTACCCTCTCCAACTACGACTCCTGCTCCTCTGGCCACTCCAGTGTCAAGGGCCAGCGCTCTGTGCATG gGGTTCCCAGCCCAAGAGCAGCAGACATACAGAGCTACATGGACATGCTGAGCCCAGAGCCAGACCTGCCCCGTGGCAAGGTGGAGAAAACCAAagcaccaccgccaccacccggattccctccaccacccccgcccccaggcacccagctgcccccacccccgccaggcttcccagctCCCAAGCCCCCGGAAGGGCTACAGGCAGCTGACATCTACCTGCAGACGAAGAACAAACTCCGACATGTGGAGACCGAAGCCTTCGAGAAGGAGGTA CCCCGGGACGGCCGCAACGGGCTGCGGAGGCAGGACTCCGGACGCAAGCCCCGCGCCTTCAGCAAGCAGCCCAGCACGGGGGACTACTACCGCCAGCTGGGCCGCCACCCGGGGGAGCCGCTGGTCGCACGCCCGGGCATGGCGCACAGCGAGGAGGTGCGTGCCCGCCAGCCCGCGCCCGCTGGCCGCCCGGGACCCGGCCTGGCCGCCTGCGTCTCACTCGCTGGCCCCTCGGCTCCCCCGCAGGCGGCGCTGCTCCCGGGAAACCACGTGCACAACGGCTGTGGCGCGGACCCCAAAGCGTCCAGGGAGCtgcccccaccgcccccgcccccgcccctgcccgaGGCCTTGAGCTCACCGCCGCCTGCTCCGCCTCTGCCCTTCGAGGGCTCGGGCCCCGGCTGCGGGCAGCGTCGCTCCTCTTCCTCCACTGGCA GCACCAAGTCTTTCAACATGATGTCCCCGACGGGCGACAATTCGGAGCTGCTGGCTGAGATCAAGGCGGGCAAGAGTCTGAAGCCCACGCCGCAGAGTAAGGGGCTGACCACGGTGTTCTCTGGCAGTGGGCAGCCGGCCTCCCAG CCGGAATCGCCGCTGCCGCCGGCGTCGCCGGCACCGTCACGGGCCCGGAGCCCTACCCCGCCGGCCGTCGGGTCCCAGCCATTGCTCAATGGCAGCGTGGCGCCGGCGCCGCCCGCCACCCCAGCGCCGGGCGTGCAGCTGGACGTGGAGGCGCTCATCCCCACGTACGACGAGCAGGGCCGGCCCATCCCCGAGTGGAAGCGCCAGGTGATGGTGCGCAAGCTGCAGCTGAAgatgcaggaggaggaggagcagaggcggaag
- the HES2 gene encoding transcription factor HES-2, producing MGLPRRAGDPAELRKSLKPLLEKRRRARINESLSQLKGLILPLLGRESSRYSKLEKADILEMTVRFLQELPASSGPTAAPTPSDSYREGYRACLARLARVLPTCRVLEPAVSARLLEHLRRRAASATSDGGRSGDPCSSPAPSPPPAPGPSPPEPPRNPGLWRPW from the exons ATGGGGCTGCCTCGGAGGGCAGGGGACCCGGCGGAGCTGCGCAAG AGCCTGAAGCCGCTGCTGGAGAAGCGGCGCCGCGCACGCATCAACGAGAGCCTGAGCCAGCTCAAGGGGCTCATTCTGCCGCTGCTGGGCAGGGAG AGCTCCCGCTATTCTAAGCTGGAGAAAGCGGACATCCTGGAAATGACCGTGCGCTTCCTGCAGGAGTTGCCTGCGTCCTCCGGCCCGACGGCGGCGCCCA CACCCTCCGACAGCTACCGCGAGGGCTACAGAGCCTGCCTGGCGCGCCTGGCTCGCGTGCTACCCACCTGCCGCGTCCTGGAGCCTGCCGTGAGCGCTCGCCTGCTGGAACACCTGCGCCGGAGGGCGGCCAGCGCCACCTCCGACGGCGGGCGCTCTGGTGACCCTTGCAGCTCGCCAGCGCCCTCCCCACCGCCCGCCCCCGGGCCCTCACCACCCGAACCTCCCCGGAACCCGGGTCTCTGGAGGCCCTGGTAG